From Arachis stenosperma cultivar V10309 chromosome 2, arast.V10309.gnm1.PFL2, whole genome shotgun sequence, one genomic window encodes:
- the LOC130963414 gene encoding uncharacterized protein LOC130963414, translated as MNKSARLWLPTSGSPLTVKPGSMVAEKDRRNTPETAVRARHPEVYQQIAEKEILSKPRPLKDRTGVNKSLYCDYHKGYGHKTQDCFDLKDALEQAIWDGKLAEFSHLIREPRRRDRDREGKDKPRAVKRRHEPEDNEHGLTIVNVVTARNAPPKSRSAHKKDAKVLVVSSSSLRSSKRLPPIAFGPKDQWFDEAAENSPMVITARVGTGLIKRILVDTGADSNIMFRNVFDALGLRDADLKTHQHDVVGLGDHFIKSDGIISLPISVGSGQGRRSVMPEFVVLRDSTAYNVILGRKTINDLGAVIDKPHL; from the exons ATGAATAAGTCAGCCAGGTTGTGGCTGCCAACAAGTGGCAGCCCTCTTACAGTCAAACCCGGCAGCATGGTAGCGGAGAAAGATAGAAGGAACACGCCAGAGACGGCGGTCCGAGCAAGACACCCAG AGGTTTATCAGCAGATAGCCGAGAAGGAAATTTTGTCGAAGCCCCGACCTCTGAAGGATCGAACCGGGGTAAACAAGAGCCTCTACTGTGATTATCACAAAGGCTATGGACACAAGACACAAGATTGTTTCGACTTGAAGGATGCGCTGGAACAAGCGATCTGGGACGGAAAGCTAGCCGAATTCTCCCATCTCATCAGAGAGCCAAGGAGGCGAGATCGCGATCGCGAGGGAAAGGACAAGCCCCGCGCGGTGAAGCGACGTCATGAGCCGGAGGACAACGAGCACGGCCTTACCATAGTAAATGTGGTAACGGCAAGAAACGCACCCCCAAAATCGAGGTCGGCACACAAGAAAGACGCCAAGGTCCTTGTGGTTTCCTCATCCTCTTTGCGAAGCTCCAAGAGGCTCCCACCCATCGCATTCGGTCCAAAGGACCAATGGTTCGATGAGGCCGCGGAAAACTctcccatggtcatcacggcCAGAGTCGGAACCGGCCTCATCAAGCGGATCCTCGTGGACACCGGGGCTGACTCGAATATCATGTTTCGCAACGTGTTCGATGCCTTAGGCCTACGGGATGCCGATTTAAAGACGCACCAACACGATGTTGTGGGTTTGGGTGACCACTTCATCAAGTCAGATGGGATAATCTCCCTACCAATATCTGTAGGGTCAGGACAGGGGCGAAGGTCGGTAATGCCCGAGTTCGTGGTTCTACGAGACTCCACGGCCTACAACGTCATCCTAGGGAGGAAGACTATCAACGACCTCGGAGCAGTaattgacaaaccccatttgtag